The Neobacillus sp. PS3-34 genome has a window encoding:
- a CDS encoding PspA/IM30 family protein, with translation MLVNEAEALVAKRSRQAELAVSRNEEDMARLALKEKILEEEKLTAYREQFSAIKEQTSRLYEQISKLNEKYQELEVKKLSLLTRAHAAKAIKQSHSALSNFDTASAVRGFAKVEGYVQKLEAEAAASTHFYQFSTGTKSAAIQTDLLDAIDKELAKLKEAK, from the coding sequence ATTCTAGTAAACGAAGCAGAAGCTCTGGTTGCGAAACGGAGCCGTCAGGCAGAGCTTGCAGTTTCGAGAAATGAAGAAGACATGGCAAGGCTTGCCCTTAAGGAAAAAATCCTTGAAGAGGAAAAACTAACAGCCTACCGGGAACAATTTTCTGCCATCAAGGAGCAGACCTCCCGGCTTTACGAGCAAATTAGCAAGTTAAATGAAAAATATCAGGAATTAGAGGTCAAAAAGCTTAGCCTTCTGACAAGGGCGCATGCAGCAAAAGCGATAAAACAATCTCATTCCGCCCTATCAAACTTTGATACTGCAAGCGCTGTAAGAGGCTTTGCAAAAGTCGAAGGATATGTGCAAAAGCTTGAAGCAGAGGCAGCAGCGAGCACGCATTTTTATCAGTTTTCAACAGGAACAAAATCAGCAGCCATCCAAACAGATTTGCTAGATGCGATTGATAAGGAATTGGCGAAGCTAAAGGAAGCCAAATAA
- a CDS encoding PspA/IM30 family protein: protein MGILKRVKTIFTADVHEALDRMENPISMMNEYMRNLEEQVGDAQKAFATNYILKKDMKF, encoded by the coding sequence ATGGGTATCCTAAAACGCGTTAAAACCATCTTTACAGCAGATGTACACGAAGCATTGGACAGAATGGAAAATCCAATAAGCATGATGAATGAATATATGCGAAATCTCGAGGAGCAGGTTGGTGATGCACAGAAGGCTTTCGCCACCAATTATATCTTGAAAAAAGATATGAAATTCTAG
- the ribE gene encoding 6,7-dimethyl-8-ribityllumazine synthase, producing the protein MGNIFEGHLVGTGLKIGIVVGRFNEFITSKLLSGAQDALKRHGVAEEGVDVAWVPGAFEIPFMAQKMAKSNKYDAVITLGTVIRGSTPHFDYVCNETAKGVASIALNTGVPVIFGVLTTDSIEQAIERAGTKAGNKGWEAAASAIEMANLSRSFE; encoded by the coding sequence ATGGGAAACATTTTTGAAGGACATTTAGTAGGTACGGGACTTAAAATTGGAATAGTGGTAGGACGTTTTAATGAATTTATTACTAGCAAGCTATTGAGCGGAGCCCAGGATGCGCTTAAGAGACATGGTGTTGCTGAAGAAGGTGTAGATGTGGCTTGGGTTCCGGGGGCATTTGAAATTCCGTTCATGGCTCAGAAAATGGCGAAAAGCAATAAATATGATGCTGTAATTACCCTAGGTACCGTTATCCGGGGATCCACACCTCATTTCGATTATGTTTGCAATGAAACAGCAAAAGGGGTAGCATCGATTGCTTTAAATACAGGAGTTCCAGTCATATTTGGTGTTTTAACGACTGACAGCATCGAGCAGGCAATCGAAAGGGCAGGAACAAAGGCAGGAAATAAAGGTTGGGAAGCAGCTGCTTCTGCAATTGAAATGGCTAACCTTAGCCGCAGCTTTGAATAA
- the ribE gene encoding riboflavin synthase, which produces MFTGIIEEIGLVSNIQHTGESFVLTIDAARILEDVHLGDSIAVNGVCLTVTSFSKNKFKVDVMPETVKATSLQTVKRGSKVNLERAMAAGGRFGGHFVSGHVDGTGVIKGKQQFENAVYYEIEADSDLLSYIILKGSVAVDGTSLTVFGVTEDSFTLSLIPHTLGETVLGTKGTGDIVNIECDMIGKYVGHFLSNRQQSSQKRSANITASFLEENGFK; this is translated from the coding sequence ATGTTTACCGGAATCATTGAGGAGATTGGATTGGTTTCAAATATTCAGCATACCGGAGAATCCTTTGTGCTGACGATTGACGCAGCCAGGATACTGGAGGATGTTCATCTTGGGGACAGTATTGCTGTCAATGGAGTATGCCTCACAGTAACATCCTTTTCAAAAAACAAATTCAAGGTGGATGTGATGCCTGAAACAGTTAAGGCCACCAGCCTGCAAACAGTTAAAAGAGGCTCAAAGGTTAATCTTGAAAGGGCTATGGCAGCGGGGGGGAGATTTGGCGGACATTTTGTGTCGGGACATGTGGATGGAACAGGTGTAATAAAAGGAAAACAACAATTCGAAAATGCTGTTTACTATGAAATTGAGGCAGACAGTGATTTGTTGAGTTACATCATCCTAAAGGGCTCTGTAGCTGTTGACGGGACCAGCTTGACTGTATTTGGAGTTACAGAAGATAGCTTCACTTTATCGCTCATTCCCCACACCCTGGGAGAAACTGTTCTTGGGACAAAGGGAACAGGGGATATTGTCAACATCGAATGCGATATGATTGGAAAATATGTCGGTCACTTTTTATCAAACAGGCAGCAATCCAGTCAAAAAAGAAGTGCAAATATAACAGCCAGTTTCTTAGAGGAAAATGGCTTTAAGTAA
- a CDS encoding methionine ABC transporter permease — MLVDNTEIVQALLDTLTMVGFSLMFSTLIGLPLGILLVVTRKGHLLENVPLFTVLNGFINIFRSVPFIILLVAIIPLTRLIVGTSIGTAAAVVPLVFYAAYIARLIENSLLEVDPGVIEAAEAMGATPSQIIFRFLVPEALSSLVLGLTIATVGLIGASAMAGAVGGGGLGDLAITYGYQRFDTKVMIITVGILVILVQALQTSGNILSKKIRRR, encoded by the coding sequence ATGCTGGTTGATAATACCGAAATTGTTCAAGCATTGCTTGATACCCTAACAATGGTAGGATTTTCGCTCATGTTTTCCACATTAATCGGACTTCCGCTCGGCATTTTATTGGTGGTTACACGGAAGGGGCATTTGCTGGAGAACGTTCCCTTATTTACGGTTTTAAATGGATTCATAAATATTTTTCGTTCAGTGCCATTTATCATTCTGCTGGTTGCTATTATCCCGCTGACAAGGTTGATTGTCGGTACTTCAATCGGTACAGCAGCAGCGGTGGTACCGCTTGTCTTTTATGCCGCCTACATAGCCAGGCTAATTGAAAATTCATTACTGGAAGTAGATCCAGGAGTAATTGAAGCAGCGGAGGCAATGGGGGCTACCCCAAGCCAAATTATTTTCCGCTTTCTTGTACCGGAAGCTTTAAGTTCCCTTGTACTTGGGTTAACAATCGCGACCGTGGGTTTAATCGGTGCATCCGCAATGGCAGGTGCCGTGGGCGGAGGCGGTTTGGGTGATCTGGCTATTACCTACGGCTACCAGCGGTTTGACACAAAAGTAATGATCATCACCGTCGGCATCCTGGTCATTCTTGTCCAGGCGCTTCAGACCTCGGGAAACATCCTTTCAAAAAAAATAAGAAGAAGATAA
- a CDS encoding methionine ABC transporter ATP-binding protein, which yields MIVFESVTKVYESGGRQINALQGIDLSINEGEVFGVIGFSGAGKSSLIRCVNLLERPTSGRVLVGGKDLAALSKKEVRDAKRKIGMVFQHFNLLNSKTVFDNVAIPLKLAKVPGKEIKQKVNELLEFVGLKDKASHYPDQLSGGQKQRVGIARSLATQPSILLCDEATSALDPQTTGAILQLLKKINKAYNITILLITHEMGVIREICDKVAVIEEGRIIESGTVFEVFSNPQTATAKNFVSSVMNDSIPESIQKAIKETGGDKKIYKIIFVGSSAGQPLLSKIAKQFNIDVNILYGNITELQGIPYGNLLVEFQGAESEINRAVLFINIKNVSIKEVLPYAG from the coding sequence ATGATTGTCTTTGAAAGTGTCACAAAGGTTTACGAAAGCGGAGGAAGGCAAATAAATGCGCTTCAAGGAATCGATTTATCTATCAATGAAGGCGAAGTTTTTGGAGTGATCGGCTTTAGCGGAGCCGGTAAAAGCTCTCTCATCCGCTGTGTGAACTTATTGGAGCGTCCTACTTCAGGAAGAGTTTTAGTTGGGGGCAAAGATCTCGCAGCTTTATCCAAAAAGGAGGTACGTGATGCAAAGCGAAAAATCGGGATGGTTTTCCAGCATTTCAATCTATTAAACTCAAAAACCGTATTTGATAATGTAGCAATCCCCCTTAAGCTGGCAAAGGTGCCTGGAAAGGAAATCAAACAAAAGGTAAATGAACTGCTTGAGTTTGTTGGGCTAAAAGATAAAGCCAGCCACTATCCTGACCAATTATCAGGCGGGCAAAAGCAAAGGGTAGGAATAGCAAGGTCGCTCGCTACCCAGCCTTCCATTCTGCTTTGTGATGAGGCAACTTCAGCCCTTGATCCGCAAACAACTGGGGCAATACTCCAGCTTTTAAAGAAGATTAATAAAGCATATAACATTACCATATTGCTGATAACGCATGAAATGGGTGTCATCCGTGAGATTTGCGATAAAGTCGCCGTGATTGAAGAGGGTAGGATCATTGAGTCGGGAACCGTTTTCGAAGTATTTTCAAACCCGCAAACCGCGACTGCAAAGAACTTCGTTAGCTCGGTTATGAATGACAGTATACCGGAATCGATTCAGAAGGCCATAAAGGAAACGGGTGGTGACAAGAAGATTTATAAAATTATCTTTGTGGGAAGCAGCGCCGGCCAGCCGCTGTTATCTAAAATCGCCAAGCAGTTCAATATTGATGTCAATATTTTATATGGAAATATCACGGAACTTCAGGGAATACCATACGGAAACCTGCTTGTTGAGTTCCAGGGTGCTGAAAGTGAAATCAACAGGGCTGTTTTGTTTATCAACATTAAAAATGTCTCGATAAAGGAGGTGCTTCCGTATGCTGGTTGA
- a CDS encoding Fur-regulated basic protein FbpA, which yields MARLSELVENRKAKLIERLIAQNVYKTSDHRHLYDVPLDRLESEYRLLKENGKKV from the coding sequence GTGGCGAGGTTATCAGAATTGGTGGAAAACAGAAAAGCAAAGTTGATTGAAAGGCTCATAGCGCAAAATGTCTACAAAACTTCAGATCATCGGCATTTATATGATGTTCCATTGGATAGACTGGAAAGCGAATACCGTTTATTAAAAGAAAATGGTAAAAAAGTTTAA
- a CDS encoding serine aminopeptidase domain-containing protein — protein sequence MPEDDPDINAKNVHEIVYDTVPVTAIRNLLQLAAHTKNKLSLVSCPALILKSKVDHVVPPENSDFIFERISSVFKRIETLENSYHVASMDYDKQSIVDETLFFIKSIAASSSIISKI from the coding sequence ATTCCTGAAGACGATCCTGATATTAATGCTAAAAATGTGCATGAAATTGTTTATGACACAGTCCCTGTTACGGCCATTCGGAATCTTCTTCAACTGGCGGCTCACACTAAAAATAAACTGTCCCTTGTGTCATGTCCTGCTTTAATTCTTAAATCAAAGGTGGATCATGTCGTTCCTCCAGAGAATTCAGATTTTATTTTTGAAAGAATCTCATCGGTCTTTAAAAGAATTGAAACTCTTGAAAATTCCTATCATGTTGCCTCAATGGATTATGATAAACAAAGTATTGTCGATGAAACCCTATTCTTTATAAAGTCAATCGCTGCTTCCTCTTCTATAATTAGCAAAATTTGA
- a CDS encoding NAD-dependent epimerase/dehydratase family protein has protein sequence MNHGQNKTPYLQVKYELDWLAREKAKEGLPVVIAIPTMCFGEYDYGPSTGRLVVEIAKESMPAYIEGNRNVIYAGDAGKGIVLAAEKGRAGERYLFTGTNISMSDLTRNIAVSAGVNPPSKRIPLPIAKLLAFLFETKQKLTGGKEAKLNSTTVAIMALGQFLEGKKSETELGFTSTLSLDETIERTIQWFREEGYIPNRR, from the coding sequence TATTTACAGGTGAAATATGAACTGGATTGGTTGGCAAGAGAGAAGGCTAAAGAAGGGTTGCCAGTGGTGATTGCCATTCCGACGATGTGTTTTGGAGAGTATGATTACGGTCCCTCGACGGGAAGGCTCGTTGTAGAAATTGCCAAGGAATCCATGCCAGCTTATATTGAAGGAAATCGAAACGTGATTTATGCAGGTGATGCCGGCAAAGGGATTGTTCTTGCCGCGGAAAAGGGAAGAGCAGGGGAACGATATTTATTTACGGGAACGAACATTTCCATGAGTGATTTGACCCGGAATATTGCTGTTAGCGCAGGAGTGAATCCTCCATCAAAACGGATTCCCCTTCCAATTGCCAAATTATTGGCTTTTCTTTTTGAAACAAAACAAAAGCTAACAGGTGGAAAAGAAGCAAAGCTAAATTCCACCACAGTCGCGATTATGGCTTTAGGACAATTTTTAGAGGGGAAAAAATCAGAAACTGAGCTAGGCTTTACCAGTACTCTATCTTTAGACGAAACGATTGAACGAACGATCCAATGGTTTAGAGAAGAAGGATATATCCCGAATAGAAGATAA